From the Hoplias malabaricus isolate fHopMal1 chromosome 6, fHopMal1.hap1, whole genome shotgun sequence genome, the window GCTCCTTCAGCCTCTGCTGTTCTGAGCGTCCTCCCTTTCTATGCTGTCCACTCCGTCCTCCAAACCTCTGCTCCCTCTGTCCTCGATCGCTCTGCTGTTTGCTAATTGCTTTCCGTTTTTCCTCttgtctctgtcctctctcactctcctttgCCTTCTTTACGTTCTGAATCccctcttcttttgctcctgcCACACCCTCCTCTGCTTTTGCTTTGATATCATCCAATTCTTCCTTTCCTCCTGTCTCACAGTCCTCTTCCTTTCCTTCTGTCTCACCCTCTTCTTCCTTTCCTCCTGTCTCACCATCCTCTTCATTTGCTCCTGTTTCATTCTCTTCCTTTCCTCCTGTCTCACAGTCCTCTTCCATTCCTCCTGTCTCACAGTCCTCTTCCTTTCCTCCTGTCTCACCCTCCTCTTCATTTGCTCCTGTTTCATTCTCTTCCATTCCTCCTGTCTCACAGTCCTCTTCCATTCCTCCTGTCTCACAGTCCTCTTCCTTTCCTCCTGTCTCACCCTCCTCTTCATTTGCTCCTGTTTCATTCTCTTCCATTCCTCCTGTCTCACAGTCCTCTTCCTTTCCTCCTGTCTCACACTCCTCTTCATTTGCTCCTGTTTCATTCTCTTCCTTTCCTCCTGTCTTACAGTCTTCTTCCTTTCCTCCTGTCTCACCATCCTCTTCCATTCCTCCTGTCTCACCATCCTCTTCCTTTCCTCCTGTCTCACCCTCCTCTTCGTTTGCTCCTGTTTCATTCTCTTCCTTTCCTCCTGTCTCACCATCCTCTTCCATTCCTCCTGTCTCACACTCCTCTTCATTTGCTCCTGTTTCATTCTCTTCCTTTCCTCCTGTCTCACAGTCTTCTTCCTTTCCTCCTGTCTCACCATCCTCTTCCATTCCTCCTGTCTCACCATCCTCTTCCATTCCTCCTGTCTCACACTCCTCTTCATTTGCTCCTGTTTCATTCTCTTCCTTTCCTCCTGTCTCACCATCCTCTTCCATTCCTCCTGTCTCACAGTCTTCTTCCTTTCCTCCTGTCTCACAGTCTTCTTCCTTTCCTCCTGTCTCACCATCCTCTTCCATTCCTCCTGTCTCACCATCCTCTTCCATTCCTCCTGTCTCACACTCCTCTTCATTTGCTCCTGTTTCATTCTCTTCCATTCCTCCTGTCTCACAGTCCTCTTCCATTCCTCCTGTCTCACAGTCCTCTTCCTTTCCTCCTGTCACACCCTCCTCTTCATTTGCTCCTGTTTCATTCTCTTCCATTCCTCCTGTCTCACAGTCCTCTTCCATTCCTCCTGTCTCACAGTCCTCTTCCTTTCCTCCTGTCACACCCTCCTCTTCATTTGCTCCTGTTTCATTCTCTTCCATTCCTCCTGTCTCACAGTCCTCTTCCTTTCCTCCTGTCTCACACTCCTCTTCATTTGCTCCTGTTTCATTCTCTTCCTTTCCTCCTGTCTTACAGTCTTCTTCCTTTCCTCCTGTCTCACCATCCTCTTCCATTCCTCCTGTCTCACCATCCTCTTCCTTTCCTCCTGTCTCACCCTCCTCTTCGTTTGCTCCTGTTTCATTCTCTTCCTTTCCTCCTGTCTCACCATCCTCTTCCATTCCTCCTGTCTCACACTCCTCTTCATTTGCTCCTGTTTCATTCTCTTCCTTTCCTCCTGTCTCACAGTCTTCTTCCTTTCCTCCTGTCTCACCATCCTCTTCCATTCCTCCTGTCTCACCATCCTCTTCCATTCCTCCTGTCTCACACTCCTCTTCATTTGCTCCTGTTTCATTCTCTTCCTTTCCTCCTGTCTCACCATCCTCTTCCATTCCTCCTGTCTCACAGTCTTCTTCCTTTCCTCCTGTCTCACAGTCTTCTTCCTTTCCTCCTGTCTCACCATCCTCTTCCATTCCTCCTGTCTCACCATCCTCTTCCATTCCTCCTGTCTCACACTCCTCTTCATTTGCTCCTGTTTCATTCTCTTCCATTCCTCCTGTCTCACAGTCCTCTTCCATTCCTCCTGTCTCACAGTCCTCTTCCTTTCCTCCTGTCTCACCCTCCTCTTCATTTGCTCCTGTTTCATTCTCTTCCATTCCTCCTGTCTCACAGTCCTCTTCCTTTCCTCCTGTCTCACACTCCTCTTCATTTGCTCCTGTTTCATTCTCTTCCTTTCCTCCTGTCTTACAGTCTTCTTCCTTTCCTCCTGTCTCACCATCCTCTTCCATTCCTCCTGTCTCACCATCCTCTTCCTTTCCTCCTGTCTCACCCTCCTCTTCGTTTGCTCCTGTTTCATTCTCTTCCTTTCCTCCTGTCTCACCATCCTCTTCCATTCCTCCTGTCTCACACTCCTCTTCATTTGCTCCTGTTTCATTCTCTTCCTTTCCTCCTGTCTCACAGTCTTCTTCCTTTCCTCCTGTCTCACCATCCTCTTCCATTCCTCCTGTCTCACCATCCTCTTCCATTCCTCCTGTCTCACACTCCTCTTCATTTGCTCCTGTTTCATTCTCTTCCTTTCCTCCTGTCTCACCATCCTCTTCCATTCCTCCTGTCTCACCATCCTCTTCCATTCCTCCTGTCTCACACTCCTCTTCATTTGCTCCTGTTTCATTCTCTTCCTTTCCTCCTGTCTCACACTCCTCTTCCTTGGCACCTGTCTTATTCTCCTCTACTGTTAGAAGAAATGAGTGTTATTAATTATTGAACCTGGAGCACTGTTGTCTGGTTTATTTTTCAGGGTCCAAACTCATTATCTCTGAATTATCTCTGATGAGGAAAAAAACACTTAACCTCTTTGCCTATAGGAACAATACAACTCACTATAGCAACTACCTACCAATTCCCTAGCAACAACCTAGCAACCTTCTAAAAACCACTGGACCATGCTCTTTCTGCTTCTCTCCCACAAGTTAATTTTGCTGGATCTTACTCACCCACTGCTTCACTCATCCTCATCTTCACTGCATCATCCTTCAGGTGCCTCACCCTCTGCATGACCTCCTCCATTCTTGCCAAGAGCTCTCCTTTAACATAAAtaaacccagtcagttttccaATCCCTATTCATTCCTCATGTATTCACACTGTTTCCACCACTCACCAGTGAATGCGGAATAAACAGAGCCTGTCTTGGCCTCCAGGTCCGTTCCTGAGTCATGCTCTGAAAGAATCAGCAGAGGTTTCAGATACTTCAAAATATACCCATTATATAGTCACAGACATCAGAGCTATATAACCTTAATAaagctggagcagctgtacatgagtgCGAGGTCACCATGGCAAACGATAAATCAGAGCAAAAAGGGTATTAAAGCCCCTCGGCACTGGGCTTCACTGGTGAAGTGGTGCTCCATTCTATATCTATAGTATGATTTGGTGCAgtgtttatgatccaaaacTCATCATCAGACCCAGACCTGACCTGAAAATAACACtccttgtggctgaatgccatcaaatcttcacagaaagcTTTCAACATCTAGTGTATAGCCTTCCCAAAAAGGGTCAAGGGAGGTAAACGTCTCCATTAATACGTTTTGCaccagaagaaatgttggctgacaggtgtccacaaatttaTGGCCACATAGTGTATGTTTTGATCAATCATTGTAAATCTGACCTGATTGAGTTTAGCTGATCATCATCAGCTGGTAAATTAATTCAGTGATTTCCAAAgtggaaagcaaaaaaaaaaagatgctaaAGGTGAttaatcattttgttaatttttttggtTCAATAATAAGTTGTAGTTTTGAGTGATTTAAAGTGTTTATATCCTGTGTTGTTCCGAAGTGTGAAGATGGCACTGCAggaaaagtttgggaaccactgaatGACTTAATAAGCAGCaggaatggaccaatagcaGCCCAGTTTACTTGGTCGCCACGGTAACAGGTAGAGTTACAACTCATTACAACAAATAATTTTTGTTAATCAAATTCTGGCTACTCACCTAGAGGTTGGGTGTCGGAGCTTTGATGCTTCAGGAGCTTCTCCAGAAACTCGACGACTTTTCCATCCTCCTCCTTCAAACTCATTATGTCCTTCATGATTCCGACTGTTTCATGTGAGTAAATATTAACAGTGTTACAGTGGGGTCAGTATCATAGTCTGTGGTCGACCGACACTGGCAATGGTAATTTACTCACTCAGGGGGTGGTGTCTCAGGGGCCTGAGCTGGTCAACAAGGATTTTTAAGACCTCAGTGGCAGCCTTGATTTGGGCGTTGATGTTCACTGAATTATGTTAAACACATTATTTATACACATTAATcctaataataaacagaattCACAAAATGTCATGGATGATATTATAATGATGTCTTCTGTTTCTTACCCAGAGTTGTGTCCAGAACCTTGACCTCCAGCTGCTGCTTGTAGAGCTGATAGAGGTCTCTGATGACATCCCCAGCCATAAGCATCATCATCGCTGTGAGAGTATTTCTAGTGCTCTCCTCTGTCAacaaacacagctaatattTAGAAACTATTTCATATAGATTCAGCGTATCTGCATTTAACTCATGAGGGaacaaacagtaaataacaTACTCAGAAGTGTTACTAatacatgaaataaacaaattaataacaCATTACTAAGTCGTTTACataaaacattgtttatttttaccttCTTTATTAACTGCAAGCTGAGCGTTTAAGTTCACGAATCATTAAAGAAGCACTCGGAtttttctccaatgattctaCCTGATGTTTCGGTCAttgtactgacacctagtggcctgtaTGTGTCACAGGTTCTGTACTAAACTGATTTTTGCTGTGTTAAAAACTGTATTCACTATCCACTGCACTATTTgggggttctgccattttgtagtagtgtctgaaAGCATACTATTGAgggcactcaaacaatcccacaatgcactgcaaatagTAGCGTACAACCCAAGTATGCTCACAGATAACCACTACGTTGTTTGGTGAAAACCTGCATGAGGTAGTGTTCAAAATCATTctctaccctcctgaattcagttccctataatagtgaactatatagtgaataatatagggaataTGGAGACATTTCGGACACTACTTCATGTGGGTTGTTACCAAACaacgcagtggattatgggtaaccTGA encodes:
- the LOC136699446 gene encoding uncharacterized protein, whose protein sequence is MEEDGETGGMEEDGETGGKEENETGANEEECETGGMEEDGETGGMEEDGETGGKEEDCETGGKEENETGANEEECETGGMEEDGETGGKEENETGANEEEGETGGKEEDGETGGMEEDGETGGKEEDCKTGGKEENETGANEEECETGGKEEDCETGGMEENETGANEEEGETGGKEEDCETGGMEEDCETGGMEENETGANEEECETGGMEEDGETGGMEEDGETGGKEEDCETGGKEEDCETGGMEEDGETGGKEENETGANEEECETGGMEEDGETGGMEEDGETGGKEEDCETGGKEENETGANEEECETGGMEEDGETGGKEENETGANEEEGETGGKEEDGETGGMEEDGETGGKEEDCKTGGKEENETGANEEECETGGKEEDCETGGMEENETGANEEEGVTGGKEEDCETGGMEEDCETGGMEENETGANEEEGVTGGKEEDCETGGMEEDCETGGMEENETGANEEECETGGMEEDGETGGMEEDGETGGKEEDCETGGKEEDCETGGMEEDGETGGKEENETGANEEECETGGMEEDGETGGMEEDGETGGKEEDCETGGKEENETGANEEECETGGMEEDGETGGKEENETGANEEEGETGGKEEDGETGGMEEDGETGGKEEDCKTGGKEENETGANEEECETGGKEEDCETGGMEENETGANEEEGETGGKEEDCETGGMEEDCETGGMEENETGANEEEGETGGKEEDCETGGMEEDCETGGKEENETGANEEDGETGGKEEEGETEGKEEDCETGGKEELDDIKAKAEEGVAGAKEEGIQNVKKAKESERGQRQEEKRKAISKQQSDRGQREQRFGGRSGQHRKGGRSEQQRLKEHRFGGWSEQHREGGRWEQQRPREQRFGGWSGQHREGGRWEQQRQREQRFGGRSEQRREGGRSEQQRLKEHRFGGWSGQHGEGGRWEQQRQREQRSKQETEGTDRRWEQQKEGRQSEGETVKGEKITKGQKKTFKLMWMMIHNQH